TGACGATCAATCCGAAGGATTACGACCTCGACGAGCTCAGGAAGATGGCCCGCAAGCGGGGGTCGAAGCGGGCCGTTCCCGACGAAGAAGAGAGTGTCCCGGAGCCGGAACCCGAGCCCGATCTCGACTGGGAGCCGCTCGAAGACGGCGACCCCTCGATGGGCGAAGACGCGTTTCGGGCCAGACTGTACCGGGAGCTGATGCCACTGACAGCCGGGAGTCAGGAGATGTCGAAACCGTATCTCGCGGCGCTGCCCGAGACCGAAGCCGCCGAGTTTCTCATCTTCGAGTGGCTGGAGTTTCTGCTGTTGCACGGCGACTTTCGCGGCGCTCAGGAAGCGCTGACCTACTACGAGTCGATCGAGTGGATCACCGAGGACGTCGCTTCGACACTG
The Halapricum salinum genome window above contains:
- a CDS encoding FlaD/FlaE family flagellar protein, producing the protein MTINPKDYDLDELRKMARKRGSKRAVPDEEESVPEPEPEPDLDWEPLEDGDPSMGEDAFRARLYRELMPLTAGSQEMSKPYLAALPETEAAEFLIFEWLEFLLLHGDFRGAQEALTYYESIEWITEDVASTLGDYLLGIEDVGAADTAALDVDDHLLSLVYIAKLAAMH